One Mus musculus strain C57BL/6J chromosome Y, GRCm38.p6 C57BL/6J DNA segment encodes these proteins:
- the Gm21285 gene encoding Y-linked testis-specific protein 1-like produces MTSLKKKSRRKPSSQALGNIVGCRISHGWKEGNEPVTHWKAIILGQLPTNPSLYLVKYDGIDSVYGQELHSDERILNLKVLPHKVVSTQVRDVHLASALVCREVQHKFEGKDGSEDNWSGMVLAQVPFLQDYFYISYKKDPVLYVYQLLDDYKEGNLHIIPETPLAEARSGDDNDFLIGSWVQYTRDDGSKKFGKVVYKVLANSTVYFIKFLGDLHIYVYTLVSNIT; encoded by the coding sequence atgacatcactcaagaagaagagtaggaggaagccttcttcccaggccctggggaatattgttggctgcagaatttctcacgggtggaaggaaggtaatgagcctgtcacccattggaaggccatcattctaggtcaactgccaacaaacccttctctttatttggtgaagtatgacggaattgacagtgtctacggacaggagctccacagcgatgagaggattttaaatcttaaggtcttgcctcacaaagtagtttctactcaggtgagggatgtccacctcgccagcgccctggtttgcagagaggtacaacacaaatttgaggggaaagatggctctgaggacaactggagtgggatggtgctagcccaggtgccattcttacaggactatttttacatttcctacaagaaggatccggtcctctacgtctatcagctcctggatgactacaaggaaggtaacctccacatcattccagagacccctctggctgaggcgagatcaggtgatgacaatgacttcttaataggttcctgggtgcagtacaccagagatgatggatccaaaaagttcggaaaggttgtttacaaagttctagccaattctactgtgtactttatcaaatttcttggtgacctacatatctatgtctatactctggtgtcaaatatcacttaa